In Corvus moneduloides isolate bCorMon1 chromosome 3, bCorMon1.pri, whole genome shotgun sequence, one DNA window encodes the following:
- the CALM2 gene encoding calmodulin-2, translating into MADQLTEEQIAEFKEAFSLFDKDGDGTITTKELGTVMRSLGQNPTEAELQDMINEVDADGNGTIDFPEFLTMMARKMKDTDSEEEIREAFRVFDKDGNGYISAAELRHVMTNLGEKLTDEEVDEMIREADIDGDGQVNYEEFVQMMTAK; encoded by the exons ATG GCTGATCAACTGACAGAAGAGCAGATTGCAG AATTCAAAGAAGCTTTTTCACTATTTGACAAGGATGGTGATGGTACTATAACTACAAAGGAGTTGGGAACAGTGATGAGATCACTTGGTCAAAACCCCACAGAAGCAGAGCTACAGGATATGATCAATGAAGTAGATGCTGATG GCAATGGTACAATTGACTTTCCAGAGTTTCTGACAATGAtggcaagaaaaatgaaagatacAGATAGTGAAGAAGAAATTAGAGAAGCGTTCCGTGTCTTTGACAAG gATGGTAATGGTTACATTAGTGCTGCAGAACTCCGTCATGTGATGACAAATCTGGGGGAGAAGCTAACAGATGAAGAAGTTGATGAAATGATTAGGGAAGCAGACATTGATGGTGATGGTCAAGTAAACTATGAAG AGTTTGTACAAATGATGACAGCGAAGTGA